One Mya arenaria isolate MELC-2E11 chromosome 5, ASM2691426v1 genomic window carries:
- the LOC128234155 gene encoding methionine-R-sulfoxide reductase B2, mitochondrial-like: MAMFTIVRRFSPRNICLTRAFLSLKPRENYAASIFAAKSRCYSHPVSHDELRTMTKSEWEERLTPEQFSVCREQCTEPPFSGEFNSHYEKGMYTCVCCGTDLFSSKSKYDSGTGWPSFSDAYKSDKGLSNIIERPENSLDQSTFRTEVICRKCDSHLGHVFDDGPEPEGKRYCINSTALGFSPDSN; the protein is encoded by the exons ATGGCGATGTTTACAATCGTGAGAAGGTTTTCTCCAAGAAATATTTGCTTAACAAGGGCATTTCTGTCTTTGAAACCACGGGAGAACTATGCAGCAAGTATTTTTGCAGCGAAATCAAGAT GTTACTCCCACCCAGTGAGTCATGATGAACTGAGAACGATGACCAAGTCGGAGTGGGAGGAACGACTTACACCTGAACAGTTCTCAGTATGCAGAGAGCAGTGCACAGAACCG CCATTCAGTGGCGAGTTTAACAGTCACTATGAAAAGGGCATGTACACCTGTGTTTGCTGTGGTACAGATCTTTTCAG CTCAAAGTCAAAATATGATTCTGGTACAGGATGGCCGTCATTTTCCGATGCCTACAAAAGTGACAAAGGCCTTTCAAACATCATTGAACGTCCAGAGAACAGCCTAGACCAGAGCACATTTCGAACAGAAGTCATTTGCAGAAAG TGTGATTCTCATCTTGGCCATGTTTTTGATGACGGTCCAGAGCCAGAAGGGAAACGATATTGCATCAATAGTACCGCACTTGGATTCAGTCCAGATTCAAATTAA